Proteins from one Belonocnema kinseyi isolate 2016_QV_RU_SX_M_011 chromosome 8, B_treatae_v1, whole genome shotgun sequence genomic window:
- the LOC117177961 gene encoding E3 ubiquitin-protein ligase BRE1A-like produces the protein MLAFIFRGVFLVAVLSWYSTNVWKMIDGYFKDRFQNYLQEEFRKNPRMHADINSYAIKHAEKKGIDITDRGIAIPAPEARRVEESLETGTSSVDLLATAASFSESAELAKETGSGTGENRVQALVDKHAFPESVEPLDMSSERKEKPKSTGSDGFEERFAAEITEKKEKQEKGNKEKEKKEEAKKDASHDQRETLKKRRSIIESGKHSEESKKRKVRTITLTEADFKSAKISENDDDFSEFDLDVQTLKVKEPREGVLVSELPFKPRADIGDLEIVTADEFCPLTLEDEATCGIPSKWP, from the coding sequence atgcttgCATTCATCTTTCGAGGAGTCTTCCTCGTAGCTGTTCTTTCCTGGTACAGTACCAACGTCTGGAAAATGATCGACGGTTATTTCAAGGATCGATTTCAGAATTACCTGCAAGAGGAATTCAGGAAAAATCCAAGAATGCATGCTGACATAAATTCCTACGCTATTAAACACGCAGAAAAGAAGGGAATCGACATTACCGACAGAGGGATAGCAATCCCAGCGCCAGAAGCACGGCGAGTGGAAGAGTCTCTCGAAACTGGGACGAGTTCTGTCGATCTCTTAGCAACGGCTGCTTCCTTCTCAGAAAGTGCGGAATTGGCAAAAGAGACTGGATCTGGAACTGGAGAAAACAGGGTCCAAGCATTGGTCGATAAACACGCATTCCCGGAATCTGTAGAGCCTCTGGATATGTCATCCGAGCGCAAAGAGAAACCTAAATCCACCGGAAGCGACGGTTTTGAGGAGCGATTTGCGGCTGAGATaacagaaaagaaagaaaaacaggAGAAAGGAAAcaaagagaaagaaaagaaagaggaAGCGAAAAAAGATGCTTCACACGATCAAAGAGAGACTTTGAAGAAGAGAAGGTCGATCATCGAGTCTGGGAAGCACTCTGAAGAATCAAAAAAGCGGAAAGTCAGGACGATTACTTTGACGGAAGCCGACTTCAAGTCAGCGAAGATATCGGAGAATGATgatgatttttcagaatttgatcTGGATGTTCAGACCCTTAAGGTTAAGGAACCAAGGGAGGGTGTTTTGGTTTCGGAACTGCCTTTCAAGCCTAGAGCTGATATAGGAGATCTAGAAATCGTCACCGCCGACGAATTTTGTCCTCTAACCTTGGAAGATGAAGCAACGTGTGGAATACCTAGCAAGTGGCCTTGA
- the LOC117177962 gene encoding uncharacterized protein LOC117177962 produces the protein MKKRLESSKEDRSKNNRKIVKNNATKPVEDKKEETSFDDDADPNQGFSTWLRSEDGVEMMRLFVMANSLLVVVTMAWPSMQQTFSIIRDMIMGEDE, from the coding sequence ATGAAGAAGCGCCTAGAAAGCAGTAAGGAAGACCGTTCCAAAAACAATcgcaaaattgtcaaaaacaacGCTACAAAACCGGTCGAggataaaaaagaagaaacatCATTCGATGACGATGCCGATCCCAATCAGGGTTTTTCAACATGGTTGCGTTCAGAAGACGGGGTAGAGATGATGCGACTTTTCGTAATGGCAAATTCCCTTCTGGTTGTGGTAACAATGGCATGGCCAAGTATGCAACAAACTTTCTCCATTATCCGAGATATGATTATGGGTGaagatgaataa